The following DNA comes from Passer domesticus isolate bPasDom1 chromosome 13, bPasDom1.hap1, whole genome shotgun sequence.
TGACGCTCAGTCCCCATTTCCAGCTGGCTCGGAGAGAGATGGAGAAGGTGTGTGGGCCTCTGCCATGTCCCTCTGCTCTCATCACACAGGGAGATGTCTTTGTCCTCTGAAGGACTCCACAGAGTGCTCAGCCAGCACAGACACCTCCTGCAGTGAGCAGAAGGgtgctttgggggaaaaaagggagcctGGCAGCCCTCCCATCTCCTTGCTTTTTCCTCCTAGCATCCCCCAACCCTTGCTTTGTCCTTGCAGATCATCATGGAAGCTGATACTCCTCAGCCATGCATGGCTGCACACCTGGGTGATGCTCACCTGAGCTCAGCTGATTCCCAGGTTGATGGagggagcccagtgctcccatcTTCCACACAAGCTCAGGTAAGAGCCTGCAATATCTGAGTCTGCAAGAAGACTTCTTGTtcctctgggacatcccagctGCCCAGTGATGGGAAGGGGAGGTTGTCAGGACATGTAGCCATGTCCTGGTTGTGTGCTGGGATGAGAATCTGGTGGAGGCTGGGAGAGCAGGTGTCAACAGGGCTGATGTTGTGGGGACTCAGGAAACTGGGGAGACTTTCTATTCATCTCACTACATacagagaaaaaagaggaaaacaaaaagtgagtttcaggtttttttttttcatctaaaaGACACACTTGAGAATAGTTCAGACCGTTAGCAGCTGTTAAGGAAGCTTTTATGTTCCTCTTTGCCTTCTATAAACAAATTTAGCAGGCTTGGAGAGAGGAGGGAGTTCAGAAAATGGACTCAGATGCACCCAAATAGCAGTTGGTGTGTCTGGACAGAGTGAACCATGTTTTCAGCATGTGATGGGCAGCAATGGCCACtctcctgctgtcctgcagaTGCAAGCTGTTAATGTACAGCAACACACCAGAAAACCTCCTGGTGCTGTCGGGCTTGGTGGGACAGATGGGGCTGTGCAttcagagggagaagagggTTTGGGCTCAATTTCATCTTGCTGTGCCTAGGATCAGGAGGGAGAGCTGGCAGATGGCCAAGGGGATGCTGGCtgtgagcacagccaggacagagccACCCATTCCCAGCCAGGACAACAGCAAGAGCTGGACACGTCGGCAGAGAGTCGGGGCCAGTGCTTGTTGGGTGAGTGTCATCAGAGGTACCACAGTGTTGTGTCATGCAAAATACTTGTTTGAAATCCAGTTTGGCTCTGAAAATGTGGTGTTTGCACTGTGTGCAGCTCAACAAACAAATATCCCAGGGGCACATgatggggcagctctggctgggaCAGTCACTGCTTCTCATGGATGTGGTGAGGATCCACCTGATCTTCCTGTGTGAGCAGGTGAACTTACACCAAACCTTTGTGTCCAGCTTGGTGACAAGTTATTGCTAAAGCCAGCCAGCCATCACTTGTTCCCTGTGTGGAGTCAGGGAGAGGCTTTCTTTGTGTTTAGATGGGTTTTGTTCAGATTAAATTCCCGAGTCAGGGACAGGACATGCCGTGAGCTGGGGAAGCAGCACCTCCATCAGCATTAACTTGCCATCAGTGTCCAGCCAGGGGGCTGCCACATATCTGGGTTTGCATAAAGCAGTGATAGCTCATGGCAGGTCTCCAGAGAGTTCCATCCTGGAGCTTTCTGGGCCACTTTGCTGCCCAGTGCCTCATTTTCCCTGCCTGCAAAAGGAGGAGATGCCACCTTCCCCTACCAAGCACCATGAGAGCCACTGACACACCAGCTATGGATGAACACAGATGGGTTAATAAATGGGTTTATGTTGCATTTCCTATGGAATTATCTTCCAtttccttggttttgtttttctttgacaCTTTCAAAACACTTTGTGGGGCAGTTATACCTCAGAATGAGGTCAGAAAGCAAAATTTAGTTTCCTATATTGAAATGGGGAATTGTCTTCTCTTTTACCACTAGATAACAAggaggaaacagcagcagcaaagtgcTCCCAGCCATGCCTTGGGGAGTCACTGAGCATATCTGACTTGGAGTGCTCCCTCTGCATACGGTGAGTTCTCCTCAGGAGAGCTTTTAGGATGAAGAATTGGCACTTGCTGGGTTTTCTTTACTGGTGTGCATCTTTCTTCACATCTTAATAGCAAGCTcagtcctgagagctgctgagaTGTAGGTTTTGGTACAGATAAGaggggaaggcagggctggaacaccctgccaggctgctggagctcacATCACCCTGTCTCAGGGTGCAGCATCACTGGGGCTGTATCCCTTGGGACAGAGATGTGCAGGTGGGGATGTTCACTGGGGTCAAAGACCAAACAGTGGTTGCCCTTTGTACCTGCAGGCTGGGACAGGAAGGTGTTGCCCGGGGAAATTCCCTCCATGATGGGGATATTGCAGACCTAGAGGAGAGCATTTTGGAGCTCTTTGCCTGGTGCAGGTGGAAGAGGGAACAGGACAGAGCCTGTGTTTGTCGgctggctcagggctggggagggactggTGTTGCCCTGCCACAGGGCATGCTGAAAACAGGCTGTTATTCCTGGTGTGTCCCAGGACACGGAGCAGTTGTGCAAgtggctcctggcagggagctgggtgGGTGTTGCACTGCCAGACGTGCAAGTTGGTCAAGGTCCTGCATGGCAGCTTTTTCCAGGTCTGTGCATGGGGGAGAGAGATTTGAGCCTGCATCTGCTCTGAATTATGTGAATTTGGGTCTCttatgaaagaagaaaacagtgtTTAGGAGGAGTTAGGGCTTTCTCAAGAccttaatttaatttctgatcGTGGAGCTACCTGTGAGCagcctgagcagctgctgctgcctctgctcctggagcatGGGAGAAGGAGGAACTTTCCTGTCACTGCCCTTTGGATTACACACCACTGTGGGTGTCTGGGGAAACACAGACCTGGCAGGACCAAGGGGTGCCATGTGTGTACTGATGGGGTTTGCTGGGACTCCATGGAGACCCTGCAGGGACggggagcagagctcaggcCTGGAACAGTTCTCATCTTACATCATTGTGCAAGCCCTGCAGTCTGAGCCCAGACTTTCTAATTAAAGGGCTAATTAAAGTCCCTCTCTGCCAGACTTATCTGTGCTCCTTTCCCTTTGTTGCTCTCAGCAATTCCACTGACTGATCACTCTTTGCAGGATGTTCTTCGAGCCGGTGACGACGCCCTGTGGTCACACCTTCTGCAAGGAGTGCCTGGAGCGCTGCCTGGACCACCGGCCCAACTGCCCCCTCTGCAAACAGAGCCTGAGAGAGGTGAGGGCACGAGTCCCCTGGGATGGAGCCCAAGGGGAGCTGGgaaccagctccagctgctggctgtgtgcccagggctgggctgggaaggtgcaATGTTCTTACATTAGCAGCTCCCTGGCACGGCGGTGTCAGCTCCACTCACATGGGAATGACCAGACAGTTGATAATTAAGACCAAGAGATTCATTTCCACAAGATGCCACAGTGATTTAGTGAGATTGTAAAcagaagaggagagagagagagagagagaagaaaatgctaatgactttaaaaaatggaaatggatgGAAAACCTGCTAGCCTGGAGATTTGATTTAATCTTTAATGAAAAGGGATTCGGATGAGACCATCAGGGAAATTAGGTTGTCATACAAGGGCTGCATCACTGTCAGAGACAGGACGCTGTGTTGGAcgggccctggctctgagctgtgTCTGGAGGTCTCAGTGGAGCTGACATCCCATCCTGCTCAACGGCTCAACATCCCATGATAGGTTTTATCCTTGACTTTCTCTGGTCTAAAATTACCTTCAGTTCCAATAAAAGTGAGCGTGATTCAGAGTCCGTCAGGGCCTCAGggcttcctccctcctcttctccaaCCTTTTTTGGGTCTAATTCCTTTCAGTACCTGAAGGCTGGGAGGTACAGCCCCacggtgctgctgcaggacatcATGCTGGCCACCTTCCCCACACAGCTGGCTGAGCGCCGGGAGCTGCACCGGGCAGAGATGGCAGAGCTCTCCAAGTAAGCAGGGACTGCTCCTGTCTGTGTGTGGGTGGGTGCTCATGGggactggaaggggctctgagagGGCTGTCCACACCCCATACCGTTGCTGTGGCTTGGTTCTCTCAAGTGATGTCTGTCCCACCTCCAGGACCAcattgcagctgtgctgtgtgggTGTGGACGTGCCCCATGAGGCACCTGGGGGTGAGGGACCATCTTTGCAAGGAGCTGTTTTGTGGGCAGAATCTGTCCTTGGTCTCTTGGTGAGCCAAGTGGAACTTTAGTGttgctctgtgctggagcaccaCTTCTTGTGCTTAAAGACACACCTGGTTTGGGAGAGCAGCTGATGCAGGGATGGGATTTGCCTGGCGAGATGTCACAGTTGTTTCTCCTTCTGTCCCTCAGCCTGACCAAGAACATCCCCATCTTTGTGTGCACAATGTCCTTCCCTGGCATCCCCTGCCCTCTGCACGTCTTCGAGCCTCGGTACCGCCTGATGATCCGGCGGTGCCAGGAGAGCGGCACCAGGAGGTTTGGCATGTGCATATATGAGAACGGGAAAAGGTGAGCTCCTGGCAAGcttccccctgccccagctggtttgcctctctctgctccagccccaaaTGTCTAAAATACTCAGTAGTTCTGAAAGATTTCCTATCAGTGCCATCTTGCAGGGAGGTGGTGTGTTCCCCCAGTGCAGAGTGAAATGGGATCAGGGAATGAGGTCAGCACTGGAGCTGGACAGAGACAGTGGTAGCTGTCAAATACAATTCAATACAATTCTTGGAACAGCTTCTGACTCAGGATGTCTCTGAGTTCCATGGTTCTCTGGCTGTGACCTCCAGCTCCACTTAGTGAGCACTGGGGGGTGACTTGATTGAATGTCTCAATTTGCCCCTGCCCTGAATTTTTCCCTTGTCCTCTGCCTTTTCCTGCTTTGGAGACGATACCTTTAGGAGAAGCAGCTCTCTTGCCGCCTGttatcccagctcagcccctgtttcctgtccctgtgtccctgcagcttcGCTGACTACGGCTGCATGCTGGAGATCCGtcaggtggagctgctggccGACGGCAGGTCCTTGGTGGACACCATCGGCCGGCAGCGGTTCCGTGTGCTGAGCCGCGGGCACAGGGACGGCTACCACACTGCTGACATCGAGTACCTGGAGGACAAGAAGgtgagggcagggctgagcagaatcctgggctgcagtgggatAGATCCCCCCCCCACAGACATGTCCCTCTTGCCTCTGTTCAGGTGTCcggggaggagctgcaggagctgcagtgcctgcacgAGAGCACCTATCGCCTGGCCCAGCGGTTCTGTGAGCACGGGGACCTCACCTCCAGGCACATCCTGATGCAGCATGGACCACTGCCAGAGAAGGAAGAGGACATCCAGGTAATGctcagagggaagggatgcaCCATCAGAGTACCAAGagagcctctgcagcagtgctgttcCTGCAGTAACCACCCTGCTTCCCTACTCAGCTTCCTCCCAGGATGAACAAAAAAAGTCCAGTTTTTCACCCCTGTTACAGCATCTCTCATCCAGACAGTTGGTAGGGCTTGTTTTGTAAAACTGCTTGATGTTTCTTTATGGTTTTAAACTGTTCTTGGAAACactgagttttaaaatctttcccAGAGTCTTTTCCTAAATAAGAACTGCGAAACTGAACTGTGTGTGTTTGAAAACACTTtgggaaaaagaaaccaaacaaattgGCAAAGAAGCAAACCCTGCAGCTTGTTGAGTCTGCAGTCTCCTTTCTCACTGTGATCCTTTGAGACAGCCATGGCTGGCCAGAGGTAAGGAGCTAAGAGGACAGGATCCAATTTGCTTATTATATGGCTCTGACAAATTCAGGTTctgtaggagaaaaaaaatcccaaaatttaattttcactcCTTAAAGAAAGCATTTCCTCTGTGGATCGTTACAAATATACTCTTGCTGGCTTGTCCCAGGCTAAGGCTGTCCTGGCCAGCAGTCACATTAATATGTTCAGGAATTACAAAACAACTCACCCTCCTGCAGCTGAATTGAGCTTTTCCCTCTTAGTTTGGCTCAGGTTATAGAAAAGCCACTTTACAAGAGCAGTGCCCAACAACTGTGCCTGCCTGGCCTGCACCTCACCTCTTCAAGTGACAGCAGTGTCCCAAGAACATTGGCCATGAAGGGTTTGGTCTGTGTTTGCAAAAAGCACCGGCTTAAACAAGGAAACGCACAAGATATTTCATTGTCTCTTTAGTATAGGCTTTTTACCAGCTACATCTGCATCTGGATGCAGACGAGCCAGGAGGCTCCCTGGGGAATGCTTGTCTGGAAGTTAAATTAGTTTATCCAGCAGTTTTGAGCTTGGATAACAAAAGGGCTGTTCAGATGAGTACCTTGGCCAAAGCTGGCTGTCCTGACAAGAGCAACTCTTTGCCATCAGCGACTCTGCCTGAAGGCCACCCCTGCATCCACCTAGCCGCTCCTGACCTGGggatctctccctctctcctctccaggcctccGCAGACGGCCCGACGTGGTGCTGGTGGCTGATCTCCATCCTGCCCCTCGACCCGTCCTACCAGCTGAGCCTCTTCTCCTGCACGTCGCTGCGCGCCCGCCTGTCGCAGCTGCAGCGCATCCTCACGgcgctgctgcagcagccccctccccgccACCTCCTGCCCGAGCGCAGCCCCCGCGGCCGCGTCTGACCCTCCCAAGGACTCACCTCCGCCCTCGGCTTTCTCTCTGTGTTCCTCCACGGTTTGCTGGTGGTTTGAGCCCCCCCTGCCATCCCCCAAAAACGTGACCTCAGCGATGAGCTGGGCACTCCGCCCAGCCGCGCCGGCAGCGACACTGTGCCGTCCGTGCCAcctctgggagctgcttggTGCCACTGCTGCTTGCTGTGCCACCAAAGGGGAtactgggctgcagagctggcttgTGTCTCCAAAGGCAAAATCAACTGCTTGAGTGGCTTCTGCACTGAGGAGgattctcctcagggagaggaCTGAGTGCAGGGATTGCCTCAGTTTTGGTTCTTCCACTTTGAAGGACACCTTAGGGGTTTTGGTAGATGATCCTGATTCACACAGGAAATTTAGAGGCTGgggagaggtggcactggggaagCAGAGAAGTTCCAAAGGCTTCCTTTGGAGGATGCTGACAGTTCTGCCACTGCTTACAGCTTTGACTTAGTTTGTCTTTGAACAAGAAGAAAGGTTAAATTAAACAATCTGAAACTCATGGTGTTGCTCCCAACCACCTCCATGGCCACATGGTGAGGAGGTGGTTCTCTTTGAATGCTCTCAGGTGCAGACACCCCCTTCCCACTGCTCTGCTCGGTGCTGTGCTGTTTGCTGGCCAGACCCttccctgggacactgccagcccGTGGGAGGGGGGATTCTGTCAGCTTTGGTGCTTGTCCCCCTACCCAAAGGCTGCTGTTCCCGACCCTGGCTGGGTTCAGGTTACAGGGTTGGACCTgggggctgggaggagctgaTAGCACAAGGGAGTTAAGTCTGGAAATTTTGTTTTGAGACTTTCTGTTCCTTGACTAATGCAATTTCCCCCTGTTCTGTGTTTGTTGTGAACTTTCTGCTTCCTCAGGAGAAAATCAGGATCTCAGCTGCGGCTGGACTCTTGCACTCGGGACCCAGAATAGTTCAGGATCCCCCAAAAGAGGATAGCAAAGTCAAAGGGATCCAGATCTctggggaggcagggagggggtAGGATCAGTGACCCAGGCCATGAGCCACATGTCAGGGGAGCGAGTGCTTGGCTGCTGCTTGTGTCTAGACACAGGGGAAAGACTCTCTGGACAGACCAGGCTCCAGGGAAATCCTgaagatttggggtttttgtctttCATCCATAATTTTAGTGGCCTTGGGGTCAATCGTAGGAGTGACATCCACCTAAGATTTCTTCTGGAATTTTATCCCTGCATTTCTCAAAGGCACCACACCCCCTCAGAGAGCTGTTGGATGTGTGTGTGGGAGAGAAAATCAGGGCACTGATCCTTACTGCAGGTGCTTCTGGGCTGAGCCTGGGTGGGACACTGGGCATAGCTCCAGAGAGGCCCCTGCTCAGGGCCACcacctctccctgtccctcctctcCATCCAAGTGCCTCCCTGGAGTGACAGTCAGGAGCTGAGGGCTGgctccccaggagcccctgtgagcacagggcagctcagggcagctcagagctggatCTGCACCTTTGAGCCACAGTGCTGGCCCAGGAGCACCACGGCTCCCCAGCAGCCACATCCCTGGGATGCCACATTGGCAGGGACTGGGGTGGGTGATGAAGGGATGCTTTGCAGTCCCGGGGCAGGTGGCAGGATGACACTGAAGTTCAGGAAGTGCCTTTCTTTTCCCCAGGGTCAGTGTGGGCTCACCCTGTGACATTCCCCACCCCAAGCCACTCACCCacccctgagctgctgtgtccccagggttGAGAGGTCCCTGTGGGTGCCTCCAGCAAGGGGTTGGCATGGGGGGGATGCAGGAGTCCCCTGTCACACTGGGGAGGAGCCAGGGCCCAGAGCCACCTCTGCCTGGCTGCTTTGGGAAGGGATCCGTGCAAATTGCTCCAGTTTGCTTGGAGCACCtttgtggtttttattattatctgtGCTCTTGGAGTTACATTTTCTTTCAGGTCATTGAAATAAAGACCTTtgatgttgttgttgttttgttgctgGTGTTTAACTTTTAGCTGCTCATTAATAAAAGTGCTTGGGCATccccagggaggtttggggaCACGTGGAGAGGTGACACCCTGGCCTTCAGACAGCAAGGTCAGCCCAGTGACCATGGTCCAGCAAGGGCAGATGgcaacaaggggaaaaaaaggtgattTTGCTCACAGAATGTGTGTGAAACAAGACAGGAGGAATGAGTTCCTGCCTGTCCTTGCAGCTAAAGGCTGTGGAGAAGGATGGGGTGGGAGATGAGTCCAGTAGAGATGCTGGCCAGTGTGGGATGACACTGGAGGCAATGTCCCCAGATGCTGTGGCCAGcatctgtccctgtcctgcctttgcagccatgggcagagggctgggagcaggttATCTTCTGGCACTGGGGATGAGAGGTGATCCAGGGAGCTGTGCATGGGGTCTGAAATGAGAGCGTGGTCCTGGATGGAAGGTGATGTTCTGCTGGGACTGCTCTCACCTGTCTCTTGCTCCCATCTTGcctcttccctctgcttcccaaaGGTGCCATCCAGAGCAAGGACAAGAAGGGACACAGAAGGGAACTGCCCAGATGTGCTGTGCACCTTTCCTGGGAACATggaacagctgcagcagagagggagagggCTCAAGTGGGCTGAGATGGCAGATAACCCTAAACAGATcccacagctcagagcagagtcCCTGCTATGCCATCAATAACTGCCTCCATGAGGAATTCCACTTGAATTCCTCCCCAGCAATGCTCCagagaagcagctgtgccctgctgaaGCCCAGCTGTGGGCTGTGGCTGGTGCCAGCCCGCTTGGTGGCTCTGGCAGCCCGGCATAGTGCCTGATGTGTGGCTGGTGTGTGCCCGGGAGCCTGGAGCTGACAAGGATCCCTGTGCCGTGTTGTCCTGCTCCCACTAGATGTCAGGAAGAGGCTGAGTGCGGGCGAGGAGGAAGGCACAGCAGAAGGGATGTGCAGCATTGTGCCAGAGCCTTGGCTTTTCTCTCCCtcagccccaaaaccagccctactcccagccctggccccaaccgggctgccctgagctctccatcagcccaggagagctgggtcACTTTGAGCCCACCTCCAGCTCCCCAGgcactgtgctgcaggctcctctccccaccccaGCCAGTTTGCTGTCTCGAGTGCTTGCTGTCTCTCAGGGCACTGGGGCACTTGGGGGTGTCCTGCTCCCCAACATCAGTGCCCAGGtggaaaaggagctgggggCACTGGTCAGCAGCCccctgaacatgagccagcagagtgccctggtggccaagcaggccaatggctcctggcctgtgtcaggaatggtgtggcagcaggagcagggaggtcactctgtccctgtccctgcactggtgaggccacacctcgagtgctgtgcccagctctggcctctcagtttgggaaggacttTGGGATGctcgagcacatccagaggaggcagcgaggctggagaggggctgggaacacaaaccctgagaggaacccctgagggagctgggggtgctcagcctggagaaaaggagactcaggggtgccctcatcactctgcacagctcctgaaaggtgcctgtgctcagctggggctgggctctttctccaggcagcactgacagaaccagaggacacagtcttaagctgtgtcaagggaaatacaggctggatatcaggaattttttttttacagaaagagtggtAAATACTGGAATgtcctgcccagggaggtggtggggtcaccatccctggatgtgtttaaaaagagACTGAacgtggcactgggtgccagggtttaatTGAGGTGTAAACCAGTGCTAGCACTGGCCCCACTTCCATCACCCCAAAATGTGAGCTCCCCAATAGCACCAGCACCATTTCCTCCCTTCCTGTTCAACACCCTCAAATCCAGACCTGGGTGACAACTTCCCTCACCTAACAGCATAGGCAGGCAATT
Coding sequences within:
- the LOC135279999 gene encoding LON peptidase N-terminal domain and RING finger protein 1-like; the encoded protein is MSSSPSCAPPGESPRGQPLGLDLLRCPCCRLLLWEPVTASCGHSFCKPCLGGAGPSRCPLCQERLELLGTAAARCSVVLCGILERCVPRQRRLAGLAERARDRLARGDAREALRMAQRGVELALDCSSLRLCRAEALVALGQYPEALEDLDAVCRAEPGHHEAFFRKGKALLEMGQRAEALLAWEHCLTLSPHFQLARREMEKIIMEADTPQPCMAAHLGDAHLSSADSQVDGGSPVLPSSTQAQDQEGELADGQGDAGCEHSQDRATHSQPGQQQELDTSAESRGQCLLDNKEETAAAKCSQPCLGESLSISDLECSLCIRMFFEPVTTPCGHTFCKECLERCLDHRPNCPLCKQSLREYLKAGRYSPTVLLQDIMLATFPTQLAERRELHRAEMAELSNLTKNIPIFVCTMSFPGIPCPLHVFEPRYRLMIRRCQESGTRRFGMCIYENGKSFADYGCMLEIRQVELLADGRSLVDTIGRQRFRVLSRGHRDGYHTADIEYLEDKKVSGEELQELQCLHESTYRLAQRFCEHGDLTSRHILMQHGPLPEKEEDIQASADGPTWCWWLISILPLDPSYQLSLFSCTSLRARLSQLQRILTALLQQPPPRHLLPERSPRGRV